From the Theobroma cacao cultivar B97-61/B2 chromosome 2, Criollo_cocoa_genome_V2, whole genome shotgun sequence genome, one window contains:
- the LOC18608782 gene encoding zinc finger protein MAGPIE isoform X2, with amino-acid sequence MLEQMTEESISNGFVQNPIAGSNPPLAKKKRNLPGTPDPEAEVIALSPKTLMATNRFLCEICGKGFQRDQNLQLHRRGHNLPWKLKQRTTKEARKRVYVCPEKSCVHHHPSRALGDLTGIKKHFCRKHGEKKWKCEKCSKRYAVQSDWKAHSKTCGTREYKCDCGTLFSRRDSFITHRAFCDALAEETARVNAASNMHSLATSNINYHLMGNPLGPGMAQHFSSIFKPISSNDETLDQTRRGLSLWMGQASQGHDAIGKSLQEIHQFGSVNSGSIYSDPLVSTSNAPASDYPLNWVFGNKVSSCNAEEITSTSLPLNNVKENGPQLVSVPSLFSTQHHSHQTPSANMSATALLQKAAQIGATSTDTSFLGSFATKCSSSQVQDGNKYSGLYGSNTPATTLGSDLENSANDISTLNQLQMYPAKRRHTQNEDSTGGQTRDFLGVGVQAICHPSSINGWI; translated from the exons ATGTTAGAGCAGATGACAGAAGAATCGATTTCAAATGGTTTTGTCCAAAATCCTATAGCTGGATCCAATCCTCCACTTgcaaagaagaagagaaaccTACCAGGAACACCAg ATCCTGAAGCCGAAGTTATTGCCTTGTCCCCAAAGACTCTGATGGCAACCAACAGATTTTTGTGTGAAATATGCGGTAAGGGTTTCCAAAGGGATCAAAACCTTCAACTTCATCGGCGAGGCCATAACCTTCCGTGGAAGCTCAAGCAAAGGACCACAAAAGAAGCTAGAAAGCGCGTCTACGTCTGCCCTGAAAAGAGCTGCGTGCATCACCATCCTTCAAGGGCTCTCGGGGACCTAACTGGTATAAAGAAACACTTTTGTCGGAAGCATGGAGAGAAGAAGTGGAAGTGTGAGAAGTGCTCAAAGCGATACGCTGTGCAGTCAGATTGGAAAGCACACTCAAAAACCTGCGGCACCAGGGAGTACAAATGCGACTGTGGTACTCTATTTTCAAG GAGAGATAGCTTCATCACACATAGGGCTTTCTGTGATGCCTTGGCTGAGGAAACAGCTAGAGTAAATGCAGCTTCCAACATGCACAGCTTGGCCACTAGCAATATCAATTATCATCTTATGGGGAATCCGCTAGGACCAGGCATGGCGCAACATTTTTCATCCATTTTCAAACCGATTTCAAGCAATGATGAAACATTAGATCAAACTAGACGTGGACTTTCCTTATGGATGGGCCAAGCATCTCAAGGCCATGATGCAATTGGCAAAAGTCTCCAAGAGATACATCAATTTGGTTCTGTGAATTCGGGATCTATATACAGTGATCCTCTAGTTTCAACCTCGAATGCTCCTGCATCTGATTATCCGTTAAATTGGGTGTTCGGAAATAAGGTCTCATCGTGTAACGCTGAAGAGATAACTAGCACTTCACTTCCTTTGAACAATGTCAAGGAAAATGGACCTCAGCTTGTGAGTGTTCCTTCATTATTTAGCACCCAACACCACTCTCATCAAACACCATCCGCAAATATGTCCGCCACAGCTTTATTGCAGAAAGCCGCCCAAATTGGAGCAACTTCAACTGACACATCATTCCTAGGAAGCTTCGCAACGAAGTGCAGCAGCAGTCAAGTTCAAGATGGAAACAAGTATAGTGGTCTGTATGGTTCAAACACACCAGCAACTACTCTAGGAAGTGATTTAGAAAATTCAGCAAATGATATTTCCACTTTGAATCAATTGCAAATGTACCCTGCAAAACGCCGACACACGCAGAATGAAGATAGTACTGGAGGACAAACAAGAGATTTTTTGGGTGTTGGTGTACAAGCCATCTGTCACCCATCTTCAATCAATGGATGGATATGA
- the LOC18608782 gene encoding zinc finger protein NUTCRACKER isoform X1, which produces MLEQMTEESISNGFVQNPIAGSNPPLAKKKRNLPGTPGKYIYTFYSSKLYSLKAYRFPISFSERFIMIIRWVYSKLFRFITKLPCVFHMTIWVLSDPEAEVIALSPKTLMATNRFLCEICGKGFQRDQNLQLHRRGHNLPWKLKQRTTKEARKRVYVCPEKSCVHHHPSRALGDLTGIKKHFCRKHGEKKWKCEKCSKRYAVQSDWKAHSKTCGTREYKCDCGTLFSRRDSFITHRAFCDALAEETARVNAASNMHSLATSNINYHLMGNPLGPGMAQHFSSIFKPISSNDETLDQTRRGLSLWMGQASQGHDAIGKSLQEIHQFGSVNSGSIYSDPLVSTSNAPASDYPLNWVFGNKVSSCNAEEITSTSLPLNNVKENGPQLVSVPSLFSTQHHSHQTPSANMSATALLQKAAQIGATSTDTSFLGSFATKCSSSQVQDGNKYSGLYGSNTPATTLGSDLENSANDISTLNQLQMYPAKRRHTQNEDSTGGQTRDFLGVGVQAICHPSSINGWI; this is translated from the exons ATGTTAGAGCAGATGACAGAAGAATCGATTTCAAATGGTTTTGTCCAAAATCCTATAGCTGGATCCAATCCTCCACTTgcaaagaagaagagaaaccTACCAGGAACACCAggcaagtatatatataccttttatTCCTCAAAGCTTTATTCTCTTAAAGCTTACCGTTTTCCTATATCTTTCTCTGAAAGATTCATAATGATCATCAGATGGGTATATTCAAAGTTGTTCAGGTTTATAACTAAATTACCGTGTGTTTTCCACATGACAATATGGGTTTTATCAGATCCTGAAGCCGAAGTTATTGCCTTGTCCCCAAAGACTCTGATGGCAACCAACAGATTTTTGTGTGAAATATGCGGTAAGGGTTTCCAAAGGGATCAAAACCTTCAACTTCATCGGCGAGGCCATAACCTTCCGTGGAAGCTCAAGCAAAGGACCACAAAAGAAGCTAGAAAGCGCGTCTACGTCTGCCCTGAAAAGAGCTGCGTGCATCACCATCCTTCAAGGGCTCTCGGGGACCTAACTGGTATAAAGAAACACTTTTGTCGGAAGCATGGAGAGAAGAAGTGGAAGTGTGAGAAGTGCTCAAAGCGATACGCTGTGCAGTCAGATTGGAAAGCACACTCAAAAACCTGCGGCACCAGGGAGTACAAATGCGACTGTGGTACTCTATTTTCAAG GAGAGATAGCTTCATCACACATAGGGCTTTCTGTGATGCCTTGGCTGAGGAAACAGCTAGAGTAAATGCAGCTTCCAACATGCACAGCTTGGCCACTAGCAATATCAATTATCATCTTATGGGGAATCCGCTAGGACCAGGCATGGCGCAACATTTTTCATCCATTTTCAAACCGATTTCAAGCAATGATGAAACATTAGATCAAACTAGACGTGGACTTTCCTTATGGATGGGCCAAGCATCTCAAGGCCATGATGCAATTGGCAAAAGTCTCCAAGAGATACATCAATTTGGTTCTGTGAATTCGGGATCTATATACAGTGATCCTCTAGTTTCAACCTCGAATGCTCCTGCATCTGATTATCCGTTAAATTGGGTGTTCGGAAATAAGGTCTCATCGTGTAACGCTGAAGAGATAACTAGCACTTCACTTCCTTTGAACAATGTCAAGGAAAATGGACCTCAGCTTGTGAGTGTTCCTTCATTATTTAGCACCCAACACCACTCTCATCAAACACCATCCGCAAATATGTCCGCCACAGCTTTATTGCAGAAAGCCGCCCAAATTGGAGCAACTTCAACTGACACATCATTCCTAGGAAGCTTCGCAACGAAGTGCAGCAGCAGTCAAGTTCAAGATGGAAACAAGTATAGTGGTCTGTATGGTTCAAACACACCAGCAACTACTCTAGGAAGTGATTTAGAAAATTCAGCAAATGATATTTCCACTTTGAATCAATTGCAAATGTACCCTGCAAAACGCCGACACACGCAGAATGAAGATAGTACTGGAGGACAAACAAGAGATTTTTTGGGTGTTGGTGTACAAGCCATCTGTCACCCATCTTCAATCAATGGATGGATATGA